CGACTGGAGAAATCATGGTTTTGATTCAGTTTTTTGAAAATGATAAAAAGAATCGAGAATTAATTTTGGATCACTTATACGAAAAATTCCCTCAAATTACTTCCTTACAATATGTGGTTAACAATAAAGCTAATGATACGTTGTATGATACTGACATAAAATTATACAAAGGAAGAGATTATATTTTGGAGGAAATGGAAGGTTTAAAATTTAGTATTAATGCTAAATCTTTTTACCAAACTAATTCGGATCAAGCTTATGAATTGTACAAAATTACCAGAGATTTTGCAGGTTTAACTGGAAACGAAGTAGTTTACGATTTATATACTGGAACTGGGACTATTGCCCAGTTTGTATCCAAAAAAGCAAAAAAAGTAATTGGTGTGGAAAGCGTTCCAGATGCTATTAAAGATGCTAAAGCCAATGCAGAGCGTAATAATATTGATAATTGCGAATTCTATGTTGGAGATATGAAAGTAGTTTTTAATGATGCTTTTATTGCACAACATGGACAACCAGATGTTATTATCACAGATCCGCCTCGAGACGGAATGCACAAAGATGTAGTAGAACAAATCATAAAAATTGGACCCCAAAAAGTAGTTTATGTAAGTTGTAACTCAGCTACACAAGCAAGAGATCTGGCTTTGATGGATGAAAAATACAAAGTGACGCGAGTGAGACCAGTAGATATGTTTCCACAAACACATCACGTAGAAAATGTTGTACTTTTGGAAAGACGATAAGCCACTATTAAATGAAAAAAATACTTGCATTTTTAATGATTCTTGGTTTTGCATCTTCTAGTTGCGAACCAGATGATATTTGCGACCCGACTACTCCAACTACACCAAGGATGTTAATTCAGTTTTATGATATTAAGAGTCCTACTGTATTGAAAAATGTTGATGACCTAAAAGTAATAGGAGAAGGAATGACAGAAGGTGTTGTTTTGAATCCAACAGCAACTGGTGATGCCAAATATCTAGCTAATGGTAATAACATATTACTC
The Flavobacterium sp. 5 DNA segment above includes these coding regions:
- the rlmD gene encoding 23S rRNA (uracil(1939)-C(5))-methyltransferase RlmD, which encodes MAKKNTDKVVFHQIKVLDAGAKGVSVAKAPDGKVVFIPNVVPGDVVDVQTFKKRKAYYEGKAVHFHELSEHRVDPICEHFGVCGGCKWQNMNYGQQLIFKQNEVKNHLQRIGKIELPEFESILGSEKQFFYRNKMEFSFSNSRWLTEEEIGSEEDLGNRNALGFHIPKMWDKILDINKCHLQEDPSNAIRNEVRAFANEHGLTFFNPRAHEGLLRTLMLRTSSTGEIMVLIQFFENDKKNRELILDHLYEKFPQITSLQYVVNNKANDTLYDTDIKLYKGRDYILEEMEGLKFSINAKSFYQTNSDQAYELYKITRDFAGLTGNEVVYDLYTGTGTIAQFVSKKAKKVIGVESVPDAIKDAKANAERNNIDNCEFYVGDMKVVFNDAFIAQHGQPDVIITDPPRDGMHKDVVEQIIKIGPQKVVYVSCNSATQARDLALMDEKYKVTRVRPVDMFPQTHHVENVVLLERR